The following are encoded in a window of Ranitomeya variabilis isolate aRanVar5 chromosome 6, aRanVar5.hap1, whole genome shotgun sequence genomic DNA:
- the LOC143781046 gene encoding uncharacterized protein LOC143781046 yields MCPNFCHSFLSAHIRMSSSSDEETPGPAQGEHVSETTSSTAEETGQETGQEQRSHGRARRRHRVPEEDEDLIENEHLISLVHERVALWDTRDPLHANNVTIRRLWNEVAAALWDGWANAPARVHSAFVSKVKTRWRSMKDRFNKDLRQESRLPSGSAARIRKYKYHRILAFLRPVLARRT; encoded by the exons atgtgccctaatttctgtcattcctttctttctgcacacatcagaatgtcttcttcttctgatgaggaaacgcctgggcctgcacaaggggaacatgtcagcgaa accacttcttctacagcggaagagactgggcaggagactgggcaggagcagcgtagtcatggccgggcaagacggcggcatcgt gttccagaggaggatgaggacctaattgagaatgaacacctcatctccctggttcacgagcgagtcgcattgtgggacacccgggatccactgcacgccaacaatgtgacgatccggaggctttggaatgaggtggccgcagcgttgtgggatggctgggccaatgccccggctcgggtccattctgcatttg tgtcaaaagtgaaaacacgttggagatcgatgaaggaccgcttcaacaaggacctgcgccaagagagccggcttccaagtggttctgcagcaaggatacgcaaatacaagtaccaccgcatccttgcgtttttgagaccagtccttgcacgaagaacgtaa